A portion of the Streptosporangiales bacterium genome contains these proteins:
- a CDS encoding LacI family DNA-binding transcriptional regulator, translating into MARVTLQTIADELGVSRTTVSNAYSRPDQLAPALRERILGAAERFGYAGPDAAARTLRRGKAGTVGLLFTETLGYILSDPFALAFLHGIAEQAEEHGSGLLLTSLLQRSGVDTAAGAIVDGFCVYCVADDDAALQAIRRRRLPVVQSRIVNDPLAAYAAIDDYAAAVDATDHLVGLGHRQLGVIADCSLPDGHVGPIDETILETYTDSDARSRLQGYFAAARKAGLSPDSVQFVRVQGNTVEAGNAAMRTLLDLTPRPTGVLGMTDLLALGALSALGECDLRAGDDVSVVGFDDIPQAAAAGLTTIRQDGRRKGREAGRLLLEWPSDPADRQVVIPVELVTRGSSGPPPTTDRPHREERPS; encoded by the coding sequence ATGGCACGGGTCACCCTGCAGACGATCGCCGACGAGCTCGGCGTCTCCCGCACGACGGTGTCCAACGCCTACAGCCGACCCGACCAGCTGGCGCCCGCGCTGCGCGAGCGGATCCTCGGCGCGGCCGAGCGGTTCGGCTACGCGGGCCCCGACGCCGCGGCGCGCACGCTGCGCAGGGGCAAGGCGGGCACGGTCGGGCTGCTCTTCACCGAGACCCTCGGCTACATCCTGTCCGACCCGTTCGCGCTCGCGTTCCTGCACGGCATCGCGGAGCAGGCGGAAGAGCACGGCAGCGGTCTGCTGCTCACCTCCCTGCTCCAGAGGTCTGGCGTCGACACCGCCGCGGGCGCGATCGTCGACGGCTTCTGCGTGTACTGCGTGGCCGACGACGACGCCGCGCTGCAGGCGATCCGGCGCCGGCGGCTCCCCGTGGTGCAGTCGCGGATCGTGAACGACCCCTTGGCCGCCTACGCCGCGATCGACGACTACGCCGCGGCCGTCGACGCGACGGACCACCTGGTCGGGCTGGGCCACCGACAGCTCGGCGTGATCGCCGACTGCTCGCTGCCGGACGGCCACGTCGGCCCGATCGACGAGACGATCCTCGAGACCTACACCGACAGCGACGCGCGAAGCCGCCTCCAGGGGTACTTCGCCGCCGCCCGCAAGGCCGGGCTGAGCCCGGACAGCGTGCAGTTCGTCCGCGTGCAGGGCAACACCGTCGAGGCGGGCAACGCGGCGATGCGGACGCTGCTCGACCTGACTCCACGCCCCACCGGCGTGCTCGGGATGACCGACCTGCTCGCCCTCGGCGCGCTGTCGGCGCTCGGCGAGTGCGACCTGCGCGCGGGTGACGACGTGTCCGTCGTCGGCTTCGACGACATCCCGCAGGCGGCCGCCGCCGGACTCACCACCATCAGGCAGGACGGCCGGCGTAAGGGCCGCGAGGCCGGCCGGCTGCTGCTCGAATGGCCGTCCGATCCCGCCGACCGCCAGGTCGTGATCCCCGTCGAGCTCGTCACGCGCGGCTCGAGCGGCCCGCCCCCGACCACCGATCGACCCCACCGAGAGGAGCGACCCTCATGA